One window from the genome of Deinococcus multiflagellatus encodes:
- a CDS encoding metallophosphoesterase, translated as MTRTPQRSVVLPDVHGCPQFLDWAEALFPGRHFILLGDLIHRGPDSRACLKRALAWATAGRAVLLWGNHEDWVWKEGAALSGAARDAWFEREEAALLQQYEAHGEGLPELVADIERFAQLARPYYVEEDMLCAHAARPSLGRSADELLDRGYLLDTPALGLHPLPTAFFPALRYSVHGHAPQKAPVVDLANGVVYLDLGTVRTGQFCAWDAETQQVYLYPDSSPLASQETP; from the coding sequence ATGACCCGAACACCGCAGCGCTCTGTCGTCCTCCCCGACGTGCATGGTTGTCCCCAGTTCCTGGACTGGGCCGAGGCCCTCTTTCCTGGCCGGCATTTCATTCTGCTGGGTGACCTGATTCACCGGGGCCCGGATTCCCGTGCGTGCCTCAAACGGGCGCTGGCCTGGGCCACGGCTGGCCGGGCGGTCCTGCTCTGGGGCAACCACGAAGACTGGGTCTGGAAGGAAGGCGCCGCGCTATCAGGGGCCGCCCGCGACGCGTGGTTTGAGCGCGAAGAGGCCGCGCTTCTGCAGCAGTACGAAGCCCACGGAGAGGGGCTGCCGGAGCTGGTGGCTGACATTGAGCGCTTCGCCCAGCTGGCCCGGCCCTATTACGTGGAAGAGGACATGCTCTGCGCCCACGCCGCGCGCCCCAGCTTGGGCCGCAGCGCCGACGAGCTGCTTGACCGTGGGTATCTACTGGACACACCGGCGCTTGGCCTCCACCCGCTGCCCACGGCCTTTTTTCCAGCCCTCCGCTATTCCGTGCACGGCCATGCCCCCCAGAAAGCCCCGGTCGTTGACCTCGCCAATGGCGTGGTCTACCTGGATCTGGGCACCGTCAGGACGGGCCAGTTCTGTGCCTGGGACGCCGAAACTCAACAGG
- a CDS encoding aspartate carbamoyltransferase catalytic subunit, translating into MNAPVSMGPRPRNLLDFQDWSPERLTAILDNADTMLQVLDRPVKKVPALQGLTVCNAFFENSTRTRTSFELAARRMSADVLTFAAGASSVNKGESLRDTLEVLTSYKVDAYIVRHHASGAAHLVAKYSGKPVINAGDGRRAHPTQALLDAYTIRQEYGSLEGKTVAILGDVRHSRVARSNAELLPKLGAKVVLCGPATLLPAGLAALPGVTLTTDPREAVRGAHAVMALRLQRERMQGGFLGSLQEYADTYQVNERLMAEAESGAIVLHPGPMNRDLEISGEAADGKRSRILKQVENGQAIRMSVLYHLLVGRE; encoded by the coding sequence ATGAACGCCCCCGTGAGCATGGGCCCGCGCCCGCGCAACCTGCTGGACTTTCAGGACTGGAGCCCCGAACGCCTAACCGCCATTCTGGACAACGCCGACACCATGCTGCAGGTGCTGGACCGTCCGGTGAAAAAGGTGCCCGCGCTGCAGGGCCTGACCGTCTGCAACGCGTTTTTCGAGAACTCCACCCGCACCCGCACCTCCTTTGAACTGGCCGCCCGGCGCATGAGCGCCGACGTGCTGACCTTTGCAGCGGGGGCCAGCAGCGTGAACAAGGGCGAGAGCCTGCGTGACACCCTGGAAGTGCTGACCTCGTACAAGGTGGACGCCTATATCGTGCGGCACCACGCCTCGGGGGCGGCGCATCTGGTGGCCAAGTACAGCGGCAAGCCGGTGATCAACGCGGGCGACGGCCGCCGCGCGCACCCCACCCAGGCTCTGCTGGACGCCTACACCATTCGCCAGGAATACGGCAGCCTGGAAGGCAAAACGGTGGCGATTCTGGGTGACGTGCGCCACAGCCGCGTGGCCCGCAGCAACGCTGAACTGCTGCCCAAGCTGGGCGCCAAGGTGGTCCTGTGCGGCCCGGCCACCCTGCTGCCCGCAGGGCTGGCGGCCCTGCCCGGCGTGACCCTGACCACCGACCCACGCGAGGCCGTGCGCGGCGCCCACGCGGTGATGGCCCTGCGGCTGCAGCGCGAGCGGATGCAGGGCGGTTTCCTGGGCAGCCTGCAGGAGTACGCCGACACCTATCAAGTGAACGAACGCCTGATGGCCGAAGCCGAAAGCGGCGCAATTGTCCTGCACCCTGGCCCCATGAACCGCGACCTGGAAATCAGCGGGGAGGCCGCCGACGGAAAGAGGAGCCGCATCCTGAAACAGGTGGAAAACGGGCAGGCCATCCGCATGAGTGTGCTGTACCACCTGCTGGTGGGCCGGGAATAA
- the pyrR gene encoding bifunctional pyr operon transcriptional regulator/uracil phosphoribosyltransferase PyrR, which produces MTPKATILTADEVRRALTRIAHEIIERNKGAQALALIGVHTRGIPLAARLAQKLSELEGVDVPTGMLDITLYRDDLSEVAQQPIIRETQVPFDLRDRRVVLVDDVLYTGRTVRAALDALIDLGRPAGIQLAVLVDRGHRELPIRADYVGKNLPTAAHEVVKVKVQETDGVDSVELWDMEALR; this is translated from the coding sequence ATGACCCCCAAGGCCACGATTCTGACCGCCGACGAGGTCCGGCGCGCCCTGACGCGCATTGCCCACGAGATCATTGAGCGCAACAAGGGCGCGCAAGCATTGGCCTTGATCGGCGTGCACACGCGCGGCATTCCACTGGCCGCCCGCCTCGCGCAGAAACTCAGCGAACTGGAAGGCGTGGACGTGCCCACCGGGATGCTGGACATCACCCTGTACCGCGACGATCTGTCGGAGGTGGCGCAGCAGCCGATCATCCGCGAGACGCAGGTGCCCTTTGACCTGCGTGACCGCCGCGTGGTGCTGGTGGACGACGTGCTGTACACCGGCCGCACCGTGCGAGCCGCTCTGGACGCATTGATTGACCTGGGGCGACCGGCCGGCATTCAGCTGGCGGTGCTGGTGGACCGGGGCCACCGCGAACTGCCCATCCGCGCCGACTACGTGGGCAAGAACCTGCCGACCGCCGCGCACGAGGTCGTGAAGGTGAAGGTCCAGGAAACCGACGGCGTGGACAGCGTGGAACTGTGGGACATGGAGGCGCTGCGATGA
- a CDS encoding Hsp20/alpha crystallin family protein — protein MMRFDPFREIEELTQRMDRAFGQVNSAPTRFAPPVDVHEDEQGLELVLDLPGIRPDALQIEAENQTLTVQATRAYDRKEGRTAHRVERAYGTLARTFSVPAKYDLTKVEADFEHGTLTIRVPRSEAAQKRTVQVRTGKVLEQESSANA, from the coding sequence ATGATGCGATTTGATCCTTTCCGCGAGATTGAAGAACTGACCCAGCGCATGGACCGCGCCTTCGGCCAAGTGAACTCGGCCCCCACCCGCTTTGCCCCCCCGGTGGACGTGCATGAAGACGAGCAGGGTCTGGAACTGGTGCTGGACCTGCCCGGCATCCGGCCTGACGCCCTGCAGATCGAAGCCGAGAACCAGACCCTGACCGTGCAGGCCACCCGCGCCTATGACCGCAAAGAAGGCCGCACCGCCCACCGTGTGGAGCGCGCCTACGGCACCCTGGCCCGCACCTTCAGCGTGCCCGCCAAGTACGACCTCACCAAGGTCGAGGCCGATTTCGAGCACGGCACCCTGACCATCCGCGTGCCGCGCAGCGAAGCCGCCCAGAAGCGCACCGTGCAGGTCCGCACCGGCAAGGTGCTGGAGCAGGAGAGCAGCGCGAACGCGTAA
- a CDS encoding phosphatidylserine decarboxylase, producing MRARSALPLLAAAAGAWYLRSVFRFRDPVRLPPTAPGEVLSPADGVVCAVRRVEGGQITGEPPVDAAGLLGTPEARDGWLIAVFVGPLDVHYVYQPCSGRVTFAQHVGSRTNVPLIGAAEALGLLSGRPADLLTRRGPLENERLVAVTHAEAGPVTLTLVAPGAGLRGTSFTREGDEVRAGHKAAFLEEGGVALLHLPANHEPAVRVGERVQGALSVVARRMS from the coding sequence ATGCGCGCGCGTTCTGCCCTGCCCCTGCTGGCCGCCGCTGCGGGGGCGTGGTACCTCCGCAGCGTGTTCCGTTTTCGTGATCCAGTGCGCCTGCCGCCCACAGCCCCCGGCGAGGTGCTGAGCCCGGCCGACGGCGTGGTCTGCGCGGTGCGCCGCGTGGAGGGCGGCCAGATTACGGGTGAGCCGCCCGTGGACGCCGCCGGCCTGCTGGGCACCCCAGAGGCGCGTGACGGCTGGCTCATCGCGGTGTTCGTGGGGCCGCTGGACGTGCATTACGTGTACCAGCCCTGCAGTGGCCGGGTCACGTTTGCGCAGCATGTCGGCTCACGCACCAACGTGCCGCTTATCGGTGCCGCCGAGGCGCTGGGCCTGCTGAGTGGCCGTCCGGCCGACCTGCTGACCCGGCGCGGGCCACTGGAAAACGAGCGGCTGGTGGCGGTCACGCACGCAGAGGCGGGCCCAGTCACCCTGACCCTGGTGGCGCCGGGCGCGGGGCTGCGCGGCACCTCGTTCACGCGCGAGGGTGACGAGGTGCGCGCCGGACATAAGGCCGCGTTTCTGGAGGAAGGCGGCGTGGCGCTGCTGCACCTCCCGGCGAACCATGAGCCTGCGGTGCGCGTGGGCGAGCGCGTGCAGGGCGCCCTCAGCGTGGTGGCCCGCCGCATGTCCTAG
- a CDS encoding peptidylprolyl isomerase translates to MRPSALSLTLALSGLLAACAPATTQSQQVRPAPVGTAPTPAPAPVQSFTVVSSLSATPVRTFSAPPTQVIDPAKQYRAILKTSRGDVTVELLPKASPVAVNNFVFLALNRFYDGTRFHRVIDGFMAQGGDPLSADEGKKAQWGTGGPGYQFAAEVNNGLRFDRAGVLGMARAQSLNSQGSQFFITVAPADFLSGGYTVFGRVLSGQDVLDRLTRTYNNAGPIAGAGADLLQSVQILQSP, encoded by the coding sequence ATGCGTCCTTCTGCCTTGTCCCTCACCCTGGCCCTCAGTGGACTGCTGGCGGCTTGTGCGCCGGCCACCACCCAGTCGCAGCAGGTCAGGCCGGCCCCGGTGGGCACGGCGCCCACGCCGGCCCCGGCCCCAGTGCAGAGCTTCACGGTGGTGTCGTCCCTGTCGGCCACGCCGGTGCGCACCTTCAGCGCGCCGCCCACGCAGGTGATTGACCCGGCGAAGCAGTACCGCGCCATTCTGAAAACCAGCCGGGGCGACGTGACGGTGGAGTTGCTGCCCAAAGCGTCGCCTGTGGCGGTGAACAACTTCGTGTTCCTGGCCCTGAACCGCTTTTACGACGGCACCCGCTTTCACCGCGTCATAGACGGCTTCATGGCCCAGGGCGGTGATCCCCTCAGCGCCGATGAGGGCAAGAAGGCGCAGTGGGGCACCGGCGGGCCCGGCTACCAGTTCGCGGCGGAGGTCAACAACGGCCTGCGTTTTGACCGCGCCGGGGTGCTGGGCATGGCGCGCGCCCAGAGCCTGAATTCGCAGGGCAGCCAGTTTTTCATCACGGTGGCCCCCGCCGACTTCCTGAGTGGCGGCTACACGGTGTTTGGGCGCGTACTGTCGGGGCAGGACGTGCTCGACCGGCTGACGCGCACCTACAACAACGCGGGGCCCATTGCCGGGGCCGGGGCGGACCTGCTGCAGAGCGTGCAGATTCTCCAGTCTCCATAA